Part of the Rhizobium tropici CIAT 899 genome, CGATCGGCGCGCCGAGCGTTCCCGCGACGGTCAGCTGGATCTGCTTGCTTCCTTGGGGCCGGATAAAATCATTCAAGAATTCAGTGCACTGGAAGGGAAAGTTCCAGTAGTTGGCAAACAAGAAGCACAGCCGATGCTGCCATACCTCGTCATGCCGGCGCATCACGATGTGCGTCAAGAAGACGTGAACATGCGGCGCCTGCACGGAAATCTCGCTGCGGCTGCCGATCGTGGTCCGGTGGATTTCGAGGGTCTGCTTCTGACGCCTGGGGTTGGCGCGCGCACGGTGAAGGCTTTGGCGATGGTCGCCGAAGTGGTTCATGGCGCACCCTGCCGCTTCTCCGACCCCGCGCGCTTCTCGCTCGCCCATGGTGGCAAGGACCGACATCCCTTTCCCGTGCCGCTGAAGGTCTATGACGAGACGATCAATGTGATGAAATCCGCCGTCAGGAAGGGCCGCCTCGGTCGTGACGAGGAATTATCGGCGCTGAAGCGGCTGGATGACCAATCGCGGATGCTGGAGCGCTACGTCACCGGCCCCGATCTCAAAGAAATCGTAGCCGGTGAATTCGACAGATCCTTTTCCTACGGTGGCCGTAGCGTTTTCGGCTGGGAGCCTCCTGCGGACTCCGAGAATGACGGCGCTGAGGGCAACTTCGGCTCTTCCAAGAGTTAAGCCGGGGCCTTGACAGAAGGGAGAGGCTTGCCTGGCCGCTCCGTCATCGATTCAAGGCAGTGTATAGCCGATCACATAGTCGCCTGGTTTCGTTCCCACGGAACCGTGACCACCGGCCACCATGACGACATATTGCTTGTTGTCGCCGGCGGTATACGTCATCGGCGTCGACTGGCCACCCGCCGGCAGGCGTGCCTGCCAAAGCTGCCTGCCTGTCGTGACATCATAGGCCCTGAGATAATTGTCCACCGCTGCCCCCAGGAACGCCACTCCGCCCTTGGTCATCATCGGGCCGCCAATGCCGGGAACGCCGACTTTGAAGGGCAGGGGCAGCGGGGTCATGTCATGGACGGTACCGTTCTTGTGCTTGTAGGCGATCTTGCCGGTCTTCAGATCGACACCGGCGACATAGCCCCAAGGCGGTGCCTGGCAGGGAATGCCGAGCGGGCTGACGAACGGACCCATGTAGACGCCATAGGGTGAGCCTTCGTT contains:
- a CDS encoding DUF763 domain-containing protein, which produces MAQRAGKADLPLHGGRVPRWLGDRMTRLGAVITEAIVQHYGRDELFRRLANPFWFQSFGAVMGMDWHSSGITTSVLGALKRGLTPLSGELGIHVCGGRGAQSRKTPGELLDIGDRVGIDGASLAMKSRLIAKVDSAAVQDGFDLYLHGFIVADDGKWVVIQQGMSDERRQARRYHWLSEGLTSFLDSPHAAIEGREQGEIVNLADRRAERSRDGQLDLLASLGPDKIIQEFSALEGKVPVVGKQEAQPMLPYLVMPAHHDVRQEDVNMRRLHGNLAAAADRGPVDFEGLLLTPGVGARTVKALAMVAEVVHGAPCRFSDPARFSLAHGGKDRHPFPVPLKVYDETINVMKSAVRKGRLGRDEELSALKRLDDQSRMLERYVTGPDLKEIVAGEFDRSFSYGGRSVFGWEPPADSENDGAEGNFGSSKS